From a region of the Salvelinus alpinus chromosome 2, SLU_Salpinus.1, whole genome shotgun sequence genome:
- the LOC139549449 gene encoding zinc finger protein 180-like, with the protein MSFTASNHLIQHQRTHTGEKPYSCGQCGMSFTASGSLTLHQRTHTGEKPYSCGQCGKSFTTSGHLTSHQRTHTGEKPYSCGQCGKSFTASGSLIRHQRTHTGEKPYSCGQCGKSFTASGSLIRHQRTHTGEKPYSCGQCGKSFGLSRDLTVHQRIHTGEKPYSCGQCGKSFTTSGHLTSHQRTHTGEKPYSCGQCGKSFTTSGHLTSHQRTHTGEKPYSCGQCGKSFGVSRDLTVHQRIHTGEKPYSCGQCGKSFTISGHLTSHQRTHTGEKSFSCGQCGKSFTTSSNLTVHQRTHTGEKPYSCGQCGKSFGVSRDLTVHQRIHTGENL; encoded by the coding sequence atGAGTTTTACTGCATCAAACCATCTGAttcaacaccagagaacacacacaggagagaaaccttatagctgtggtcaatgtgggatgagttttactgcatctggctctctgactctacaccagagaacacacacaggagagaaaccttatagctgtggtcaatgtgggaagagttttactacatctggccacctgacatcacaccagaggacacacacaggagagaaaccttatagctgtggtcaatgtgggaagagttttactgcatctggctctctgattcgacaccagagaacacacacaggagagaaaccttatagctgtggtcaatgtgggaagagttttactgcatctggctctctgattcgacaccagagaacacacacaggagagaaaccttatagctgtggtcaatgtgggaagagttttggtttatctagagatctgacagtgcaccagagaatacacacaggagagaaaccttatagctgtggtcaatgtgggaagagttttactacatctggccacctgacatcacaccagaggacacacacaggagagaaaccttatagctgtggtcaatgtgggaagagttttactacatctggccacctgacatcacaccagaggacacacacaggagagaaaccttatagctgtggtcaatgtgggaagagttttggtgtatctagagatctgacagtgcaccagagaatacacacaggagagaaaccttatagctgtggtcaatgtgggaagagttttactatatCTGGCCacctgacatcacaccagagaacacacacaggagagaaatcttttagctgtggtcaatgtgggaagagttttactacatctagcaatctgactgtacaccagagaacacacacaggagagaaaccttatagctgtggtcaatgtgggaagagttttggtgtatctagagatctgacagtgcaccagagaatacacacaggagagaacttatag